In a genomic window of bacterium:
- a CDS encoding DUF4159 domain-containing protein, translated as MAFAQDKPTVPFTVARLKYSGSGDWYANPSSLPNLLEYVGKNTGIPAVFTGKYIEPSDDDFFNYPYLYMTGHGDVRFSEHDVARMREYLTNGGFIHADDNYGMDKSLRREIKRIFPDKELVELPFDHEIYHCFFNFPQGLPKIHEHDGKPPQGFGIFHEGRLVLYYTYETDLGDGWEDSDVHNDPPEKREEALKMGTNIVVYTLTRL; from the coding sequence ATGGCCTTTGCCCAAGACAAGCCTACAGTGCCTTTCACTGTTGCACGCCTTAAATATTCCGGCTCTGGCGATTGGTATGCCAATCCGTCATCACTTCCAAACCTACTTGAATATGTGGGAAAAAATACCGGCATCCCGGCAGTTTTCACAGGCAAATATATCGAACCCTCCGACGACGATTTTTTCAATTATCCATATCTTTATATGACCGGCCACGGCGATGTCCGTTTCTCGGAACACGATGTCGCGCGGATGCGCGAATATTTGACCAACGGAGGTTTTATACATGCCGACGACAATTATGGTATGGATAAATCGCTTAGGCGGGAAATAAAACGAATTTTTCCCGATAAAGAACTCGTCGAGTTACCATTCGACCACGAGATCTACCATTGTTTTTTCAATTTTCCCCAGGGACTACCTAAAATCCATGAACACGATGGCAAACCCCCGCAGGGATTCGGAATATTCCACGAAGGCCGACTTGTCTTGTATTACACCTATGAAACCGATCTGGGCGATGGCTGGGAAGATTCAGATGTTCACAATGATCCACCCGAAAAGCGCGAAGAAGCTCTCAAAATGGGAACCAATATCGTAGTATATACCCTCACTCGACTATGA